GTTCGGCACGCTGGCCGTCGTGGGCGGCGACACGGGCATGTGCGGCGCGCCGATCCTCGCGGCGCGCATGGCGCTCTATGCGGGCGCGGGCAAGGTCCACGTCGCGTTTCTGGGCGAAGGCGGCCCGCCCTACGACCCGCCGCATCCCGAACTGATGCTGCATCACGTCGACGGCTTCGCGCTCGACAAGACGGACGCGCTGTCCATCGGCTGCGGCATGGGGAAGACGGATCGCGCGAAACGCGTGCTCGCCGATGTGCTCAAGCTCGACATGCCGAAACTGCTCGATGCCGACGCGCTCAATCTGATCGCGACGGATGACGCGCTGGCGGGCGAAGTCGCGGCGCGCGGCCGCGCGGGCGACCCGTGCGTGCTGACGCCGCACCCGCTGGAGGCCGCGCGGCTTCTGCAATCCGACGCGAAAGCCGTGCAGGCGGACCGCATCTCCGCGGCGCGCCAGCTTTCGGCGCGCTACGCGGCTGTCGTCGTGCTGAAAGGATCGGGCACGGTGATCGCGTCGCCGGATGGCCGCGTCGCCGTGAATCCGACCGGCAACGCCGGACTCGCCACGGGCGGCACCGGCGACGTGCTCGGCGGCCTGATCGGCGCGTTGCTCGCGCAAAAGCTGCCGCAGTACGAAGCGGCGCTCGCGGGCGTCTATCTCCACGGACTCGCTGCGCAGACGCTGACCGGTCGCGGCATCGGACCGGCCGGCCTCACGGCGGGCGAACTCGCGCCCGAGGTGCGCGGTCTCATTAACCGCCTGTTTTATCCGCCGAACGGCTAATGCCGCCGCGCTTGTGACGGGTTGCAAGCATCCCTTCACGCATCGTCGCTATACTCCCTTTGATTCGTTGCTTCGATTCGGGCATCCGCGGCGGCACGCACCGCGTTCACGAACCTTCGATGGTCGCAGTACGCAGCCTCGGCAAACCGTATCCGCACGGACGTTTCCAACTGTCACTCTGGACTATCAGACCGCTATGACGCTCAAATCGCACCCTGCCTGGTCGGCGCTCCAATCGCACTACGATGCCATCTCCGGCGAGCGCCTGCGCGACTGGTTCGCGCCGCAAAACGACACGGCGCCGACGCGCGCCGAGCGCCTGACCTTCGAAGGCGGCGGCCTCACGATCGATTTCTCGAAGAACCGCATCACCGACGCCACGCTGGAACTGCTCGTCCAGCTCGCCGAAGAATCCGGCGTCACGAAGCGCCGCGACGCGATGTTCGCCGGCGAAACCGTCAACGTCACCGAAGGCCGCGCCGCGCTG
This Caballeronia sp. LZ062 DNA region includes the following protein-coding sequences:
- a CDS encoding NAD(P)H-hydrate dehydratase, translating into MTASASYFTPDDDALPLLTLAELRSLEARAAAALPPHTLMAHAGAAAAQYLLDALSRDPDARALPVWIAAGPGNNGGDALMVAEHLHRAGVAVRVCMPIAVKPDDARWALDAAQAAGVPIDSEPPASFDGFGWLVDGMFGIGLTRPLDGVFAALAGRMSRRAQQSGRVLALDVPSGLDSDTGAPVGGGEALRANATITFIGAKPGLITALGRDLCGTLHVATLDLEPPAAPSVVLNATSLFRASLPPRDFATNKGTFGTLAVVGGDTGMCGAPILAARMALYAGAGKVHVAFLGEGGPPYDPPHPELMLHHVDGFALDKTDALSIGCGMGKTDRAKRVLADVLKLDMPKLLDADALNLIATDDALAGEVAARGRAGDPCVLTPHPLEAARLLQSDAKAVQADRISAARQLSARYAAVVVLKGSGTVIASPDGRVAVNPTGNAGLATGGTGDVLGGLIGALLAQKLPQYEAALAGVYLHGLAAQTLTGRGIGPAGLTAGELAPEVRGLINRLFYPPNG